A region of Theileria annulata chromosome 2, complete sequence, *** SEQUENCING IN PROGRESS *** DNA encodes the following proteins:
- a CDS encoding adp-ribosylation factor, putative, which translates to MGNTLAKLLNLLHSKRDVRILMVGLDASGKTTILYKLKLGEVVTTIPTIGFNVETVEYRNLSLNVWDVGGQDKIRPLWKHYYTNSQAVIFVVDCNDRERIPDAKDELHKMMNEDELRGAVLLIYANKQDLPNAISPTELSSLLSLEHFRDRKWYIQASCATAGTGLYEGMDWLTSELKNKP; encoded by the exons ATGGGAAACACTCTAGCAAAGCTTCTAAATCTACTTCACTCCAAAAGAGATGTTCGAATACTTATGGTAGGATTAGACGCCTCAGGAAAGACTACTATATTGTACAAACTTAAACTGGGAGAAGTCGTCACTACAATACCAACAATTGGATTCAATGTTGAAACTGTAGAATACAGAAACCTGTCATTAAATGTTTGGGACGTCGGAGGCCAAGATAAA ATTCGTCCACTTTGGAAACATTATTACACAAATTCTCAAGCCGTAATTTTCGTCGTAGATTGTAACGACCGAGAACGCATTCCAGACGCAAAGGATGAATTACATAAAATGATGAATGAAGATGAATTGAGAGGAGCAGTCCTCCTAATTTACGCTAACAAACAAGACCTCCCCAATGCAATTAGTCCTACTGAGCTCTCGTCATTATTATCCCTTGAACATTTCAGGGATAGGAAATG GTATATTCAAGCTTCATGTGCTACCGCGGGTACAGGCCTTTATGAGGGTATGGACTGGTTAACATcagaattaaaaaacaaaccatga
- a CDS encoding nucleolar GTP-binding protein 1, putative — protein MATKSQTYNFKGITSIPTASKLIDIVLSQTQRKTPTEVHKQFKISRIRKFYMRKVKFCQQTIHDRLQRILSQLPQLNDIHPFYSDLCNVLYDRDHYKLALGQCNSIMRVVDRLAKEYVRQMKYGSSLYRCKMLKRAALGHMCTALKRLQGSLKYLEDVRQHMSRLPSINPYTRTLILTGYPNVGKSSFMNLVSRANVDVQPYAFTTRSLYVGHFDYNYLRWQVIDTPGLLDHPLDQRNTIEMTAITALAHIYCTALFFIDVSESCGYSIADQISLFKSIKPLFQDRPILIVVNKIDLVQFNKETLSELSDYKWVCTSALTGEGVEEAKIEACKMLLQSRLNTKIQNASVEKLEKINYVTNVEPSKDRPPVEPVLNNSDVKVVTEKDLEEKFGGAGVYSVDLRKNHILANEEWKYDEVPEIYNGRNVVDFAFPGIEEKIKMLEREEQLLLQQLQTTEQDIQWDILVEKEKFLNSAIRKKKYENSLKKKHRAPVLNETIKLKKVRKEAKERRLKKLHDMPIDSIRRNKIKTDRDEMVEKLQLAKLKQREKPERPEKFEKPKKRVKLPKGTYRLNDRSIISKKPKHMFSGKRTLGKTDRR, from the exons atgGCGACCAAATCACAAACTTATAATTTTAAG gGTATCACCTCAATTCCTACAGCCAGTAAGCTGATAGACATAGTTTTATCGCAAACTCAACGCAAAACACCAACTGAAGTTCATAAACAGTTTAAAATCTCGAGAATTAGAAAGTTTTATATGAGGAAGGTTAAATTTTGCCAACAGACTATACACGACCGTTTGCAGCGTATTTTATCACAGCTCCCTCAACtaaat GACATTCACCCATTTTATTCTGATTTGTGCAATGTTTTGTACGATAGAGATCACTACAAATTAGCACTTGGACAATGTAACTCGATAATGAGAGTAGTTGATAGACTGGCGAAGGAATACGTGAGACAGATGAAATATGGATCGTCCCTATATAGATGTAAAATGCTCAAGAGAGCTGCCTTGGGCCATATGTGCACAGCTCTTAAGAGACTGCAAGGTAGCTTAAAGTATCTTGAAGATGTAAGGCAACATATGTCAAGACTGCCGTCAATTAATCC ataTACTCGAACACTCATTTTAACTGGGTACCCAAACGTTGGAAAGTCGTCATTTATGAATTTGGTTAGTAGAGCAAATGTCGACGTTCAACCTTACGCCTTTACAACAAGGTCGCTATACGTTGGACATTTCGACTACAACTATCTCAGATGGCAAGTGATTGATACGCCAGGATTACTCGACCATCCGTTGGACCAGAGAAATACCATTGAAATGACAGCCATAACTGCACTGGCGCACATCTACTGCACAGctttatttttcattgaTGTGTCCGAGAGTTGTGGTTACTCAATAGCTGACCAGATTTCACTTTTCAAATCAATAAAGCCACTATTTCAAGACCGACCTATTCTAATAGTGGTTAATAAAATCGACCTTGTTCAATTCAACAAGGAAACATTGTCTGAATTGTCTGATTATAAATGGGTTTGCACATCTGCTTTAACAGGTGAGGGAGTTGAGGAGGCTAAAATTGAGGCTTGTAAAATGCTTCTTCAATCCCGCTTAAACACCAAGATCCAAAACGCCAGCGTTGAAAAGCTCGAGAAAATAAACTATGTCACAAACGTTGAACCGAGCAAGGATAGACCACCTGTGGAACCCGTGCTCAACAACTCTGATGTCAAGGTGGTAACAGAGAAGGATTTGGAAGAGAAGTTTGGAGGCGCAGGTGTTTACTCAGTAGATCTCAGAA AAAACCACATATTGGCGAACGAGGAGTGGAAGTACGATGAAGTTCCTGAAATTTATAATGGTAGGAACGTTGTGGACTTCGCATTTCCAGGAATTGAGGAGAAGATAAAGATGCTTGAACGTGAGGAGCAGCTCCTCCTTCAGCAACTTCAAACCACTGAGCAAGAT ATCCAGTGGGATATTCTGGTTGAGAAGGAGAAGTTCCTCAACTCGGCAATTAGGAAGAAGAAGTACGAAAATAGCCTGAAGAAGAAGCACAGGGCTCCTGTTCTCAACGAGACCATTAAGCTCAAAAAAGTAAGGAAGGAGGCCAAGGAAAGGCGGCTTAAGAAGCTTCATGACATGCCAATTGATTCCATTAGGAGAAACAAGATTAAAACTGACCGGGATGAGATGGTTGAGAAACTCCAGTTGGCTAAACTGAAGCAACGTGAGAAACCTGAGAGGCCTGAGAAGTTTGAGAAGCCAAAGAAGAGAGTTAAGCTTCCAAAGGGCACTTATAGGCTAAATGATAGGTCGATAATATCCAAGAAACCTAAACACATGTTCTCTGGCAAGCGCACATTGGGCAAGACTGACCGGAGGTGA